Proteins encoded together in one Ptiloglossa arizonensis isolate GNS036 chromosome 9, iyPtiAriz1_principal, whole genome shotgun sequence window:
- the Ubr1 gene encoding ubr1 ubiquitin ligase, whose protein sequence is MSNKNVQSEPQQNIEDMEISPSTVPTFTNFSQPSVNTWMEKMNKGVLSCSLFKEHWRIWVPKIYSPELNGNCLVWNFDEEEAQKVLYDTLEEFICNGDPQVVLKQLNQVDNMTCGKVFKMGEPTYNCRECGTDITCVLCVDCFKQSAHRNHKYRISTSHGGGCCDCGDPEAWKKEPFCNIHIAGTQAKESHGNKLPGDITERAVITFEAVLRYCYKMLSLEHSPGLPADFQIKENEEDPSSLSTVDSFCTVLFNDEFHTFDQVITTLVRVMKCSQRDAVEFVTNVDREGRAVLRCAEFQTCKDLKLNIEKFTSRHNNQALKVLVVHAYVIAHQTFAMKLLNWLQQFISRCEGFRVLFSNVALNTKLPDFSIVQGILRRDSQLWKSARTAWHRLFMSGMLMEYENKKALAIVFTQNYGSVMKDYIRDDHDHLFSIVSLSVQLFTVPTLAHHLIAHHDVLFTVLNTFVSESSRRCNTAGKLEFERDISNIYFRRAQQVLNDLRYLLSVKPDVWTDDLRKGFLQGLSVLLTLFGSMQHMDAVLRQVGQHMEYEPEWESAFNLHIRLSPVISLALEWCGSDRIILVKAFRMVLRRLYEQSLHEHVRTKVRELAHHSATCLQYDVLSQPVSIHLPLSRFFAGLFLHLEKYGLHFQSTEFIEQIKPTPEQIIEPVLEAQVMISQVHANMWRRNGYSLLNQLYFYHNVKCRAEMLDRDIILLQAGASIIESNEFLIHVLDKFNLLHWAKSNFEIDPLKKPDEDKDRMIINLVEEFLGLLITIIGERYVPGVGQVTANDRLKKEIIQQLCIKPLSHSELNKTLTNDGNVENEMESVIHDVADFIKSSQSSGGKGMYQLKPHLYSEYNVFFYHYTKEELSKSEDKQRKRRKALKELDCCPPPKLPRLTKVFSLVTNLLQCDVMLHIMQTVLETAHNISAHTFSEPQVHKVLHLIGYALQEQESGYYPFFAFSTRAAKWKIYELLEDLSSSPRIEAHKDLLTWVLTKYREVTGNTVTEVSNAPAALRVEPTQEDENGKNIEKEWRTKMAAQKRAKIMEQMAAMQKDFMKTNAKLFEETALDVNTSNVQGSTMDLGECSQKAPVAVGIGQTKRMSEEKIYTCILCQENQTVTAVGSAMVLAAFVQQSTVLCQHRADTNEPDPLYLSAKLGASPHTSTCGHVMHVHCWQVYFDIVIAKENRRPFRLRQPASFDVEKHEYLCPLCECLSNTVLPLLPALGTLQPTPKNQPEPDFSTWLETLRVTESRLEKLCKYDIPCQYCVVNAMGEENPLNHGSHCPLKVIHHELQNLAGEVFESTYDERGPLISDSLISMIHLFAQVTYTKGFGAEPNEGDSRVPLLTWKSTAYTVHATEFLLRDTDKPLLGALSSRQRDSLEGLARISAVLESTCVSGASTNLTSVTKYITGNAALSLLTMLLKNPHDGASILDWDPFGVLVPLINSLPSLFCIKLLAIPSIITGGIFEFYALQLVFLSLIVKILLTSDFNEGMDIESQETSENTSSESILTLIRALDIYIGNQTATEVWRRVKEACLPFLRCCALYFHYVTDVPAPEELTKTDGATYENICAYLGLPTTCDKLVKPNLDVIMRLINIWKSHPTVQMHLSGVSTVTVIREPLKVNKLVELPEDYSELINMILSFTCPNSERKDSRHPTMCLVCGEILCSQSYCCQTELNKMMVGACTYHANKCGAGVGMFLRVRECEILFLRCPNRGSFVCSPYLDEYGETDQGLRRGNPLWLCHDKYRQLNEMWLRHGLQESISRAIESSSSLISTQWQHL, encoded by the coding sequence ATGAGTAATAAGAATGTACAAAGTGAACCACAACAAAACATTGAAGATATGGAGATATCACCATCAACTGTGCCCACATTCACCAATTTCAGTCAACCATCTGTGAATACATGGatggaaaaaatgaataaaggaGTATTATCTTGTTCTCTTTTTAAGGAACACTGGCGAATCTGGGTTCCAAAAATATATAGTCCAGAATTAAATGGCAATTGCCTAGTTTGGAATTTTGATGAAGAAGAAGCACAAAAAGTACTGTATGATACATTAGAAGAGTTTATCTGTAATGGAGATCCGCAAGTTGTACTAAAACAGCTAAATCAAGTGGATAATATGACATGTGGTAAAGTATTCAAAATGGGCGAGCCTACATATAATTGCAGAGAATGTGGTACGGATATTACATGTGTCCTGTGTGTGGATTGTTTTAAGCAATCAGCTCATCGTAATCATAAATATAGAATAAGCACTTCTCATGGGGGAGGATGTTGTGATTGTGGAGACCCAGAAGCTTGGAAAAAAGAACCATTCTGTAATATACACATAGCTGGAACACAAGCTAAAGAATCTCATGGAAATAAATTACCTGGAGATATAACAGAAAGAGCTGTCATAACTTTTGAGGCAGTATTAAGATATTGCTATAAAATGTTATCTTTAGAACACTCACCAGGCTTACCTGctgattttcaaataaaagaaaatgaagaagaTCCTTCGTCATTATCTACTGTAGATTCTTTTTGTACAGTCCTTTTTAACGATGAGTTTCATACATTTGATCAGGTAATTACGACGCTCGTGCGTGTTATGAAATGCTCGCAAAGAGATGCAGTAGAATTTGTAACAAATGTTGATAGAGAAGGTAGAGCTGTTTTAAGGTGTGCTGAGTTTCAAACTTGTAAGGATTTAaagttaaatattgaaaaatttacttcaAGACATAACAATCAAGCTTTAAAGGTCCTTGTAGTTCATGCTTATGTAATTGCTCATCAGACATTTGCCATGAAACTTTTAAATTGGTTACAACAATTTATAAGTCGCTGTGAAGGTTTTAGAGTGCTCTTTAGTAATGTTGCACTCAATACAAAATTACCAGATTTTTCCATTGTACAAGGTATACTTAGGAGAGATTCACAGTTGTGGAAATCTGCTAGAACAGCATGGCACAGATTATTTATGTCTGGAATGCTTATGGAATATGAAAACAAAAAAGCTTTAGCAATTGTTTTTACCCAGAATTATGGTTCTGTTATGAAAGATTACATAAGGGATGACCATgatcatttattttctattgtCTCACTTTCAGTGCAATTATTTACAGTTCCAACATTGGCACATCATCTTATTGCACATCATGATGTATTATTTACCGTATTAAACacatttgtatctgaaagttcacGTAGATGCAATACTGCAGGAAAATTGGAATTTGAAAGAgatatttctaatatttattttagaagaGCTCAACAAGTACTTAACGACTTACGATACTTGCTAAGTGTCAAACCAGATGTTTGGACTGATGATCTGAGAAAAGGGTTTTTACAAGGACTTTCAGTTTTACTTACATTATTTGGTAGTATGCAACACATGGATGCTGTGTTGAGGCAAGTGGGTCAACATATGGAATATGAACCTGAATGGGAGTCTGCGTTTAACTTACATATAAGATTGTCTCCAGTCATTAGCCTTGCACTAGAATGGTGCGGTTCAGATCGAATTATTTTAGTGAAAGCTTTTAGAATGGTTTTAAGAAGGTTATATGAACAGTCGTTACACGAGCATGTTCGAACTAAAGTGAGAGAATTAGCACATCACAGTGCAACATGTCTTCAATATGATGTGTTATCTCAACCAGTATCTATACACCTTCCACTTTCTCGTTTTTTTGCTGGTCTCTTTTTGCATCTTGAAAAATATGGTCTACATTTTCAATCTACAGAGTTTATTGAACAAATAAAACCAACGCCAGAGCAAATAATAGAACCTGTATTAGAAGCTCAAGTAATGATTTCACAAGTACATGCTAATATGTGGAGAAGAAATGGATATTCTTTGTTGAATCAATTGTATTTCTATCATAATGTTAAGTGTCGTGCAGAAATGCTAGACAGAGATATTATTTTACTTCAAGCTGGAGCATCAATAATAGAAAGCAATGAATTTTTGATTCACGTTTTAGATAAATTTAATCTCCTACATTGGGCGaaatcaaattttgaaattgatCCTCTGAAAAAACCTGACGAAGATAAAGACAGAATGATCATTAATTTGGTTGAAGAATTTCTTGGattattaataacaataattggGGAAAGATATGTGCCTGGAGTTGGACAGGTTACTGCTAATGAccgtttgaaaaaagaaataattcaacAATTGTGTATTAAACCACTTTCTCATTCAGAGCTTAATAAAACATTAACCAATGATGGAAACGTGGAAAATGAAATGGAAAGTGTAATTCATGATGTTGCAGATTTCATAAAATCTTCACAATCGTCGGGAGGGAAAGGAATGTATCAACTGAAACCTCATTTGTATTCAGAATATAATGTCTTCTTTTATCATTATACAAAAGAAGAATTAAGTAAATCTGAAGACAAacaacgaaaacgaagaaaagctttaaaagaattagattGTTGTCCACCTCCTAAACTTCCTAGACTGACAAAAGTATTTAGTTTGGTAACTAATTTACTGCAGTGTGATGTCATGTTACATATTATGCAAACTGTATTAGAAACAGCACATAATATTTCAGCCCATACTTTCTCAGAGCCACAAGTACATAAGGTTCTACATCTAATTGGATATGCTCTTCAAGAACAAGAATCTGGTTATTATCCTTTCTTTGCTTTTTCTACAAGAGCtgcaaaatggaaaatttatgaATTGTTGGAAGATTTATCTAGCAGTCCGCGTATAGAAGCTCATAAAGATTTATTAACGTGGGTTTTAACAAAGTATAGAGAAGTTACTGGTAATACTGTAACCGAAGTCAGTAACGCACCTGCTGCACTTCGTGTAGAACCTACACAAGAAGatgaaaatggtaaaaatattgAGAAAGAATGGAGAACAAAGATGGCAGCACAAAAACGTGCTAAAATAATGGAACAAATGGCCGCTATGCAAAAAGATTTTATGAAAACGAATGCCAAGTTGTTCGAAGAAACTGCTTTAGACGTGAACACATCTAACGTTCAAGGTTCTACTATGGATTTGGGTGAATGTTCTCAAAAAGCACCCGTTGCCGTTGGTATTGGACAAACAAAAAGAATGTCAGAGGAAAAAATTTACACTTGTATCTTATGTCAAGAAAATCAAACTGTAACAGCGGTTGGTTCAGCAATGGTACTAGCTGCATTTGTTCAACAATCCACAGTATTATGTCAACATAGAGCTGACACTAACGAACCTGATCCATTATATCTATCTGCAAAGTTGGGTGCAAGTCCACATACTAGTACTTGTGGTCATGTGATGCATGTACATTGTTGGCAGGTATATTTTGATATTGTTATTGCTAAAGAGAATAGAAGGCCATTCCGTTTGCGACAGCCGGCAAGTTTTGATGTGGAAAAACATGAATATCTCTGTCCACTTTGTGAGTGTCTTAGTAATACTGTCTTACCTCTCTTACCAGCTTTAGGAACATTGCAGCCAACTCCTAAAAATCAACCTGAACCCGATTTTAGTACATGGTTGGAAACTTTGAGAGTCACAGAATCTAGATTAgaaaaattgtgtaaatatGATATTCCATGCCAGTATTGTGTAGTAAATGCTATGGGAGAAGAGAATCCTTTGAACCATGGTTCACATTGCCCACTAAAAGTTATTCATCATGAACTTCAAAATTTGGCAGGAGAAGTTTTTGAGTCAACTTATGATGAACGTGGTCCACTTATTTCTGACAGTTTAATATCAATGATACATCTTTTCGCACAAGTGACATACACAAAAGGATTTGGTGCAGAACCTAATGAAGGTGACTCTAGGGTACCATTATTAACATGGAAATCAACAGCATATACTGTTCATGCTACAGAATTTCTTCTACGCGATACGGATAAACCTTTATTAGGTGCCCTATCATCTAGACAAAGAGACAGCTTAGAAGGCCTTGCTAGAATTTCAGCTGTTTTAGAATCTACATGTGTGTCTGGTGCTAGTACAAATTTAACATCAGTGACTAAATATATTACTGGAAATGCTGCGCTTTCTCTTTTAACAATGTTGTTGAAAAATCCACACGATGGAGCAAGTATTTTAGATTGGGATCCATTCGGAGTACTTGTTCCTTTAATTAATTCACTCCCAAGTCTCTTTTGCATAAAATTGCTTGCCATTCCATCGATCATTACAGgtggaatatttgaattttatgcTTTGCAACTTGTATTTCTGTCTCTTATAGTAAAAATATTACTAACGTCAGATTTTAATGAAGGTATGGATATAGAATCTCAAGAAACATCTGAAAATACATCTTCTGAATCTATCCTAACACTGATTCGAGCTCTAGATATTTATATTGGTAATCAAACAGCTACTGAAGTATGGAGACGAGTCAAGGAAGCTTGTTTGCCTTTTCTTAGATGTTGTGCTCTCTACTTTCATTATGTAACTGATGTTCCAGCTCCAGAGGAACTAACTAAAACGGATGGAGCTACATATGAAAATATCTGTGCATATTTGGGACTACCCACAACATGTGATAAATTAGTGAAGCCAAATTTAGACGTAATTATGAGATtgataaatatttggaaaagtcATCCCACTGTTCAAATGCATTTGTCTGGTGTTAGTACAGTCACTGTAATAAGAGAACCTTTGAAAGTTAATAAATTGGTCGAGCTTCCAGAAGATTATAGTGAATTGATAAATATGATATTATCGTTCACATGTCCCAATAGCGAACGCAAGGATTCTAGGCATCCAACAATGTGTCTGGTTTGTGGAGAAATTTTATGTTCTCAAAGTTATTGTTGCCAAACTGAACTAAATAAGATGATGGTTGGTGCGTGTACATATCACGCGAATAAGTGCGGCGCTGGAGTAGGAATGTTTTTACGAGTACGAGAATGTGAAATCCTTTTCTTAAGATGTCCAAATCGAGGATCGTTTGTTTGTTCACCTTACCTTGACGAATATGGAGAAACGGATCAAGGTTTACGAAGAGGAAATCCACTTTGGTTGTGTCACGATAAATACAGGCAATTGAATGAAATGTGGCTGAGACATGGACTACAGGAATCCATATCAAGGGCTATCGAATCTTCAAGTAGTCTTATATCAACACAATGGCAGCATCTATAA